The genomic region tatttaatttttataattgaaatcattaaaatagaagatataaatatattattgttctATGTTCAAACATACTTTAAAttctttataaaattatatccatttttataataaagttATACCAGATGTTAGTAAGAACAgcattttttgtataaaatgcatcatatttatatttaatcaaAACTGTATTAAGCAATCCTATATTTAAGGTAATTTAACTAATTGGGATAAAATaagtataatattattttagtAATAGTGCTGCGTTATTAtcttatattaatttaattattgaaaaacatataatatatttaactaCAAACAGTTGTTATATATAGGGTTAAAGTATTTGCGTCACATGTTGGGGTGAGTCTATATAAAACAGAATGATTCTACTCAATTTAGAAATCAGAAATAAGATTCCATTATAATGAATAAGAAAGTGGTATATGcatttgttaataataataatttcctTTACATGTTTTGatattgtattatatttaaatatcattaaactttattttaataaaatgttcaataatatacatttctaataattgtttttaaatgttttcTTAGTGTGAAAAGTTTATGAATGTATGGGAGTTTTTTCCCGATAAATTGGCccaaaataatgaatatcaTGAAATCAATGAtagtaattttttaaatagttATTGTGGCAGTTATAATTGTGATACTGATCTCCAAAAAATGAATgctgtatttttttatttggttAATGAATTCTTTGGGCCTTCTGGTGTGTTTAagaataatgaaaaaagtaatatCAATGCTGTTGAATACATTATCATATGGTTAAGTCATATGTTAAACCTAAAGGATAGCACAGGAAACATTctaacaaatttttataaaatatatataaaaaatcaagaaaagtataaaaatactatAAATGGTGTTGAAGGttgtaataattatgatgatcttatatataaaaaaaatgaattgaTGAATATTACTAATGAAAAATTGTCTAAATTTTATGCTCCATTTAAATCATTATGTAACATGtataatgaatttaatGAAAACAAGAAAGATTGCACAAACTGTTTGAATGATGCTAAAGAATTTgttgaaaaatttaatgaacTTAATAAAGAT from Plasmodium berghei ANKA genome assembly, chromosome: 8 harbors:
- a CDS encoding BIR protein; this translates as MNKKVCEKFMNVWEFFPDKLAQNNEYHEINDSNFLNSYCGSYNCDTDLQKMNAVFFYLVNEFFGPSGVFKNNEKSNINAVEYIIIWLSHMLNLKDSTGNILTNFYKIYIKNQEKYKNTINGVEGCNNYDDLIYKKNELMNITNEKLSKFYAPFKSLCNMYNEFNENKKDCTNCLNDAKEFVEKFNELNKDYNNGKDSPYNQLLSTLSTDYDNLKNKCNGNSSFPPIETIQSSGQSSEQTSKQTVETSDQSPEQTSKQNPEQTVQILEQISEVTSSNSSIGNKLFTVLSIFGAIAFFLGISYKYSLFGFRKRAQKQYLREKIKNIKKRMN